The following proteins come from a genomic window of Blastococcus sp. HT6-30:
- a CDS encoding DUF3040 domain-containing protein, translating into MPLSEHEQRLLEQIERALVDDDPKFASSVRTGDRRLKARRKLQLGALLVLVGLAVLVGGAVAESVPLGVLGFLVAFGGAALGVLHYRAATGAVEVTDAPAGPRGSTAAGRGGGRTRRQPMKSRLEERFRRRYDQ; encoded by the coding sequence GTGCCGCTCTCCGAGCACGAGCAGCGTCTGCTGGAGCAGATCGAGCGCGCCCTCGTCGATGACGATCCCAAGTTCGCTTCCTCGGTCCGCACCGGCGATCGCCGTCTGAAGGCCCGCCGCAAGCTACAGCTCGGCGCACTGCTGGTCCTGGTCGGCCTCGCCGTCCTGGTCGGCGGAGCGGTCGCCGAGTCCGTGCCGCTCGGCGTGCTGGGATTCCTGGTGGCCTTCGGGGGTGCCGCCCTCGGCGTGCTGCACTACCGCGCGGCCACCGGCGCCGTCGAGGTCACCGACGCCCCCGCCGGACCGCGCGGTTCGACGGCCGCCGGCCGTGGCGGTGGCCGCACCCGCCGGCAGCCGATGAAGAGCCGCCTGGAGGAGCGCTTCCGCCGCCGCTACGACCAGTAG
- the dinB gene encoding DNA polymerase IV yields the protein MFDPRGSVREVGVGESVRAAGCTVLHVDMDAFFASVEVRRHPELAGTPVIVGGVGNRGVVTSATYEARRYGVHAAMPTARALRLCPTATVLPGDMALYSEVSRAVMALFRSITPLVEPLGLDEAFLDVAGAGRRLGDAAQIGEYIRARVVDEQGITCSVGVAGTKFVAKLASTRAKPDGMLVVRPPEVMGFLHPLPVSALWGVGPKTEETLLRLGLRTVGDLAHVPAQTLQRALGAAAGTHLHELAWGRDPRRVVPDEPERSTGAEETFATDVDDPVVVHRELLRLAERTAGRLRSTGSLARTVSIKVRFADFATITRSRTLGAPTDVGQELYDTARALYDALGLDRARIRLVGVRAERLVEAGSAPRQLELGAREHGRREAELAADRAARRFGAGAVRPATLLRRAGSPGPAGR from the coding sequence ATGTTCGATCCACGGGGGTCGGTGCGGGAGGTGGGCGTGGGGGAGAGCGTGCGTGCAGCCGGCTGCACCGTGCTGCACGTCGACATGGACGCGTTCTTCGCCAGCGTCGAGGTGCGCCGGCACCCGGAGCTGGCCGGCACGCCGGTCATCGTCGGCGGGGTCGGCAACCGGGGCGTGGTCACCTCGGCCACCTACGAGGCCCGGCGCTACGGCGTGCACGCGGCCATGCCCACCGCACGGGCGCTGCGGCTGTGCCCGACGGCGACGGTCCTGCCGGGGGACATGGCGCTGTACTCCGAGGTGTCCCGGGCGGTCATGGCACTGTTCCGGTCGATCACCCCGCTGGTCGAGCCGCTGGGCCTGGACGAGGCCTTCCTCGACGTCGCAGGCGCCGGCCGCCGGCTGGGCGACGCCGCGCAGATCGGCGAGTACATCCGCGCCCGCGTCGTCGACGAGCAGGGCATCACCTGCTCGGTCGGCGTCGCCGGCACCAAGTTCGTGGCGAAGCTGGCCTCCACCCGGGCCAAGCCCGACGGGATGCTGGTCGTCCGCCCCCCGGAGGTCATGGGTTTCCTGCACCCGCTGCCGGTGAGCGCGCTCTGGGGCGTGGGGCCGAAGACGGAGGAGACGCTCCTGCGGCTGGGGCTGCGCACGGTCGGTGACCTGGCGCACGTCCCGGCGCAAACCCTGCAGCGAGCCCTCGGCGCGGCGGCGGGCACCCACCTGCACGAGCTGGCCTGGGGGCGCGACCCCCGGCGGGTCGTGCCCGACGAGCCCGAGCGCTCCACCGGCGCGGAGGAGACCTTCGCCACCGACGTGGACGACCCCGTGGTCGTCCACCGGGAACTCCTGCGCCTGGCGGAGCGGACGGCGGGACGGCTGCGCTCGACCGGCAGCCTGGCCCGCACGGTGAGCATCAAGGTGCGCTTCGCCGATTTCGCGACGATCACCCGCAGCCGCACCCTCGGGGCGCCCACCGACGTGGGGCAGGAGCTCTACGACACCGCCCGTGCTCTCTACGACGCCCTAGGGCTGGATCGGGCCCGGATCCGGCTCGTCGGTGTGCGGGCCGAACGGCTCGTCGAGGCCGGGTCGGCGCCCCGTCAGCTGGAGCTCGGGGCGCGCGAGCACGGCCGGCGGGAGGCCGAGCTGGCCGCCGACCGCGCCGCCCGCCGCTTCGGTGCCGGTGCGGTCCGCCCGGCGACGCTGCTGCGCCGTGCCGGCTCCCCCGGACCGGCCGGGCGCTGA
- a CDS encoding DUF58 domain-containing protein, with translation MAAGSGRARSVLTLRGRCLVGGGLALGLTGAVLGERSLVELAGFVLALPLLAALTVGRRRLRMTTRRSVTPSRVPRGAPAEVVLELVNSGTRRGGLWLLTEHVPPALGRPHRFSVAGLAAGAATTVRYRLLGRHRGRYQLGPLQLRIVDPFGLVERTGTGTGTAPLAVVPRVRPLGRGGPGGEHGSGGDGVPRALAVHGDDDVSVREYRRGDDMRKVHWRATARTGELMVRLEERPWRAQGTLLLDTRARAHLVAPAGRTAPDVPRPPGDDCPPTDSLEWLVEAAASIGMALVQRGAELRVVTATGELSSTPGRGGLGAEELLDRLAVVGPSRGTDLSAAVSAACRAAGDGPLICLLGAVGPDDVADLVRLRPGPATGLAVLVDITGWGDPVPSRRRGIAGAALDALAAQREEAAAVLAGAGWRVTTATAGQDVAEVWAALGAVPAGARA, from the coding sequence GTGGCCGCAGGATCCGGACGGGCCCGCTCGGTCCTCACGCTCCGCGGCCGCTGCCTGGTCGGCGGCGGCCTGGCCCTCGGCCTCACCGGCGCGGTGCTGGGCGAGCGCTCGCTGGTGGAGCTGGCCGGCTTCGTCCTCGCCCTGCCGCTGCTCGCCGCGCTCACCGTCGGGCGGAGACGGCTCCGGATGACCACCCGGCGCAGCGTCACCCCGTCGCGGGTGCCGCGCGGTGCACCGGCCGAGGTGGTCCTGGAGCTGGTCAACTCCGGCACCCGCCGCGGCGGGCTGTGGCTGCTCACCGAGCACGTGCCCCCCGCGCTGGGCCGCCCGCACCGGTTCTCGGTGGCCGGTCTGGCCGCCGGCGCCGCCACCACCGTCCGGTACCGGTTGCTCGGGCGGCACCGGGGCCGCTACCAGCTGGGCCCCCTGCAGCTGCGGATCGTCGACCCCTTCGGCCTGGTGGAGCGGACCGGCACCGGCACCGGCACCGCGCCGCTGGCGGTGGTGCCCCGGGTGCGCCCCCTCGGTCGCGGGGGGCCGGGTGGGGAGCACGGCAGCGGAGGCGACGGGGTCCCCCGCGCGCTGGCCGTCCACGGCGACGACGACGTCAGCGTGCGGGAGTACCGGCGAGGCGACGACATGCGCAAGGTGCACTGGCGGGCCACCGCGCGCACCGGCGAGTTGATGGTCCGGCTGGAGGAACGGCCCTGGCGCGCGCAGGGCACGCTGCTGCTGGACACGCGGGCCCGGGCCCACCTGGTCGCCCCGGCGGGGCGCACCGCCCCCGACGTCCCCCGACCGCCCGGCGACGACTGCCCGCCCACGGACAGCCTCGAGTGGCTCGTCGAGGCCGCGGCCAGCATCGGCATGGCCCTGGTGCAGCGGGGCGCGGAGCTGCGGGTGGTCACCGCGACCGGTGAGCTCTCGTCGACCCCCGGCCGCGGCGGTCTCGGGGCCGAGGAGCTCCTGGACCGGCTGGCCGTCGTCGGGCCCTCGCGGGGGACCGACCTGTCGGCCGCGGTGTCGGCGGCGTGCCGGGCGGCCGGCGACGGCCCCCTGATCTGCCTGCTGGGCGCCGTCGGGCCCGACGACGTCGCCGACCTCGTGCGGCTGCGCCCCGGCCCGGCCACCGGCCTGGCGGTGCTCGTGGACATCACCGGGTGGGGCGATCCGGTGCCGAGCCGCCGGCGCGGGATCGCGGGCGCCGCCCTCGATGCGCTGGCCGCCCAGCGGGAGGAGGCCGCGGCGGTGCTGGCCGGCGCCGGCTGGCGGGTGACCACCGCGACGGCCGGTCAGGACGTCGCCGAGGTGTGGGCCGCCCTGGGCGCCGTTCCCGCGGGAGCGCGGGCATGA
- a CDS encoding DUF3488 and transglutaminase-like domain-containing protein, whose protein sequence is MRPADARSSVAAAVATLLGALALTPVFTSRAWVPPVFLVIAAVLAGGLLLRAASARLATRAADPGPLESLGTVVVPAGQLALVACVLTAVFASEGAVAGVVPTPTSLGRLVEVFGNGGAEIREQATPALPLTGLLALTTLFVGLVAVLVDLVATAGRQATLAGVGLLVLFCVPVGTVTGGVGLVALAGPAAGFTLLLWADQRRELDGSAGEPVTGGTGTAVRIGVVAVAAGVGLGTVVPTLPEGSFATGLGGGTGSATGTSLDPAAELRGQLTLPEPIDLLRVEASVEDPGYLRAVALDEYDPAGGWSLSNLDGEISVADDQELAPLPDRQPVRPVTASVEVLEHDDRFLPVPSVPQAVRVDDDAEAWRFDASTGTVFGRDATSAGLSYRVSATEPRPTAEMLSGAEPLPPGSVLQERFTALPELDPAIGELTTLLTDGATTGYERVRRIQAYLSDRSNGFTYSLSTAPGTSGDDLVDFLRLKRGYCEQYAGAMAVLVRQAGMPARVALGYTPGDAQRGGTRLITSDDAHAWVEVFFQGYGWVPFDPTPLGAARQVALPWAPRASEEDREDAAPAAPAPTAAPAPVAPRADRVPEGVPQAGARQQAGTSLQPLLLTAGLVAVGALLLATPAGVRALQRRRRLAGEGADGLWDELTAGAVDLGVHLHPSWTPRRVADALATAVIRGPGGPSVAASVAAVHELARAEEAATYGRPGNGRPGPELRAALRTARRGLAGARPLPVRLRALLWPASLVDDVRAALPQRWRNATGRRPGRTTAGRAV, encoded by the coding sequence ATGAGACCGGCCGACGCCCGCTCCTCCGTGGCCGCCGCGGTCGCCACCCTGCTGGGGGCGCTCGCCCTCACCCCCGTCTTCACCAGCCGGGCCTGGGTCCCGCCGGTGTTCCTGGTGATCGCCGCCGTGCTCGCCGGTGGGCTGCTGCTGCGGGCCGCCTCGGCCCGGCTGGCCACGCGGGCCGCCGACCCCGGGCCGCTGGAGTCGCTGGGCACCGTGGTCGTGCCGGCCGGACAGCTGGCGCTGGTCGCCTGCGTGCTCACCGCCGTCTTCGCCTCCGAGGGCGCGGTGGCCGGTGTGGTGCCCACCCCGACCAGCCTCGGCCGGCTCGTGGAGGTCTTCGGGAACGGCGGGGCCGAGATCCGCGAGCAGGCGACGCCCGCCCTGCCGCTCACCGGCCTGCTCGCGCTCACCACCCTGTTCGTCGGGCTGGTCGCCGTCCTCGTCGACCTGGTCGCGACCGCCGGGCGGCAGGCGACCCTGGCCGGGGTGGGGCTGCTGGTCCTCTTCTGCGTGCCGGTGGGCACGGTGACCGGCGGGGTCGGCCTGGTGGCGCTGGCCGGACCCGCCGCCGGCTTCACCCTCCTGCTCTGGGCCGACCAGCGCCGCGAGCTCGACGGTTCCGCCGGTGAGCCCGTCACCGGCGGCACCGGCACCGCCGTGCGCATCGGCGTGGTCGCCGTGGCGGCGGGCGTCGGCCTCGGCACCGTGGTGCCCACCCTCCCGGAGGGCTCGTTCGCCACCGGGCTCGGCGGCGGCACCGGCTCGGCCACCGGGACCTCGCTCGACCCGGCGGCGGAGCTCCGGGGTCAGCTGACCCTGCCCGAGCCGATCGATCTGCTCCGCGTGGAGGCCTCCGTCGAGGACCCGGGCTATCTGCGGGCCGTGGCCCTCGACGAGTACGACCCGGCCGGCGGTTGGTCGCTGAGCAACCTCGACGGCGAGATCTCCGTGGCCGACGACCAGGAGCTCGCTCCGCTGCCGGACCGGCAGCCGGTCCGGCCGGTGACCGCCTCGGTCGAGGTGCTGGAGCACGACGACCGGTTCCTGCCCGTCCCCTCCGTGCCGCAGGCGGTGCGCGTGGACGACGACGCCGAGGCGTGGCGGTTCGACGCATCGACCGGAACGGTGTTCGGCCGCGACGCGACCAGCGCGGGGCTCTCCTACCGGGTGAGCGCCACCGAGCCCCGGCCGACGGCGGAGATGCTGTCGGGCGCCGAGCCGCTGCCCCCGGGGTCGGTGCTGCAGGAGCGCTTCACCGCGCTCCCCGAGCTCGACCCCGCCATCGGGGAGCTGACCACCCTGCTGACCGACGGCGCGACCACGGGCTACGAGCGGGTGCGGCGCATCCAGGCCTACCTGAGCGACCGGTCCAACGGGTTCACCTACAGCCTCTCCACGGCCCCCGGGACCAGCGGCGACGACCTGGTGGACTTCCTCCGCCTCAAGCGCGGCTACTGCGAGCAGTACGCCGGTGCCATGGCCGTGCTGGTCCGCCAGGCGGGGATGCCCGCGCGGGTGGCGCTGGGCTACACCCCCGGCGACGCCCAGCGGGGCGGCACCCGGCTGATCACCAGCGATGACGCGCACGCCTGGGTGGAGGTCTTCTTCCAGGGCTACGGCTGGGTGCCGTTCGACCCGACCCCGCTGGGAGCCGCCCGGCAGGTGGCCCTCCCGTGGGCGCCGCGCGCCTCGGAGGAGGATCGGGAGGACGCGGCCCCGGCCGCGCCTGCCCCGACCGCGGCCCCGGCGCCGGTGGCGCCCCGCGCGGACCGCGTTCCCGAGGGGGTTCCGCAGGCCGGCGCCCGGCAGCAGGCCGGGACGTCGCTGCAGCCGCTGCTGCTCACCGCCGGGCTGGTGGCCGTCGGCGCGCTGCTGCTGGCGACGCCGGCCGGGGTGCGCGCCCTGCAGCGCCGGCGCCGGCTGGCCGGGGAGGGAGCCGACGGCCTCTGGGACGAGCTGACCGCCGGCGCCGTGGACCTGGGCGTGCACCTCCACCCGTCCTGGACCCCGCGCCGGGTGGCCGACGCGCTGGCGACGGCCGTGATCCGCGGGCCGGGTGGGCCGTCGGTGGCCGCGTCCGTGGCCGCGGTGCACGAGCTGGCCCGGGCGGAGGAGGCGGCCACCTACGGGCGGCCGGGGAACGGGCGGCCCGGCCCCGAGCTGCGGGCGGCGCTGCGGACGGCCCGCCGGGGGCTGGCCGGCGCCCGGCCCCTGCCGGTGCGGCTGCGGGCGCTGCTGTGGCCGGCCTCGCTGGTGGACGACGTCCGGGCCGCACTCCCGCAGCGGTGGCGGAACGCCACCGGCCGTCGTCCGGGGAGGACGACGGCCGGGCGGGCGGTGTAA
- a CDS encoding BatC protein: MALDDEDMTSTEGPADGGASGTPGTHDGGADGGADGGADGGADGGADSGADGGADGGADGGADGGADGGADGGADGGADGGADGSA; encoded by the coding sequence GTGGCGCTCGACGACGAGGACATGACCAGCACGGAGGGCCCGGCCGACGGCGGTGCATCCGGCACCCCGGGTACGCACGACGGTGGCGCCGACGGTGGTGCGGACGGCGGTGCCGACGGCGGTGCCGACGGTGGTGCGGACAGCGGTGCCGACGGTGGCGCCGACGGCGGCGCGGACGGCGGCGCCGACGGCGGCGCCGACGGCGGCGCGGACGGCGGCGCGGACGGCGGCGCCGACGGTGGCGCGGACGGTTCGGCCTGA
- a CDS encoding AAA family ATPase: protein MTEATRAADGTADASVDVAAEGARIAASVGRVVQGKDGVVRLALIVLLAEGHLLIEDVPGVGKTTLAKALAGSIDASVRRIQFTPDLLPSDVTGVAVYDQESRAFEFKPGAIFANLVVADEINRASPKTQSALLECMEERQVTVDGVSYELARPFLVMATQNPLEMEGTYPLPEAQRDRFTARVSMGYPDPAAELAMLDDRAATDPLGTLRPVADAALVRSLVAAVGRLHVSEAVRRYVVALVEATRRSSELRLGASPRAGLQLLRAARASAALDGRDHVLPDDVQSLAVPVLAHRLLLSSEASVSRRTPEQVVTSLLASVPVLRGR, encoded by the coding sequence GTGACGGAGGCGACACGGGCCGCCGACGGAACGGCCGACGCGTCGGTCGACGTCGCCGCCGAGGGAGCACGCATCGCGGCGAGCGTGGGGCGCGTCGTCCAGGGCAAGGACGGCGTCGTCCGGCTGGCGCTGATCGTGCTGCTGGCCGAGGGGCACCTGCTGATCGAGGACGTGCCCGGCGTCGGCAAGACGACGCTGGCCAAGGCGCTGGCCGGGTCCATCGACGCCAGCGTGCGGCGCATCCAGTTCACGCCCGACCTGCTGCCGAGCGACGTGACCGGCGTGGCCGTCTACGACCAGGAGTCCCGGGCGTTCGAGTTCAAGCCCGGAGCGATCTTCGCCAACCTCGTGGTCGCCGACGAGATCAACCGGGCCTCTCCCAAGACGCAGTCGGCGCTGCTGGAGTGCATGGAGGAGCGGCAGGTCACCGTCGACGGGGTCAGCTACGAGCTGGCCCGCCCGTTCCTGGTGATGGCCACCCAGAACCCGCTGGAGATGGAAGGCACCTACCCCCTCCCCGAGGCGCAGCGTGACCGGTTCACCGCCCGGGTGTCGATGGGCTACCCCGACCCGGCCGCCGAGCTGGCGATGCTCGACGACCGCGCCGCCACCGACCCCCTGGGCACGCTGCGCCCGGTCGCCGACGCCGCCCTCGTCCGGTCGCTGGTCGCCGCCGTGGGCCGGCTGCACGTCTCCGAGGCGGTGCGCAGGTACGTCGTCGCCCTGGTGGAGGCCACCCGCCGCTCCTCGGAGCTGCGCCTGGGCGCCTCGCCGCGGGCCGGGCTGCAGCTGCTGCGCGCCGCCCGCGCCTCCGCCGCCCTCGACGGCCGAGACCACGTGCTGCCCGATGACGTCCAGTCCCTCGCCGTGCCGGTCCTGGCGCACCGCCTCCTGCTCAGCAGCGAGGCCTCGGTCAGCCGGCGCACCCCGGAGCAGGTGGTCACCTCGCTGCTCGCCTCCGTGCCGGTCCTCCGCGGGCGCTGA
- a CDS encoding cupin domain-containing protein, producing the protein MAPELFAEQYWARRPLLTRAEDTGNSFTDLLDLPAVDELLSRRGLRTPFLRIAKDGAVVDAKRFTTSGGAGAEIADQVSSDAVLRLFADGSTVVLQGLHRLWPPLIEFADQLAADLGHPTQVNAYVTPPSSQGFSPHYDVHDVFVLQVAGEKHWTIHEPVLPDPLRTQVWTDRADQVAAAAGREPVIDAVLRPGDALYLPRGYLHSAKALGEISAHLTVGIHSVTRWAAAEQVLDLVRTLAAEDRTLRGSLPLGIDLSDPDVLTDDVATVVEGLRAWLGRVEPAEVADRLRARTWAQVQPEPVAPLAQATAAAAVTAETAVRLRSRLRCTLRDADDGRVALIAGRRTHTFPSDVRPALAELLAVGELKVGDLPGLDPADRLTLARRLVTESIATVPDAALPATGPAAAREDATGSGR; encoded by the coding sequence ATGGCGCCCGAGCTCTTCGCCGAGCAGTACTGGGCGCGGCGCCCGCTGCTCACGCGGGCCGAGGACACCGGGAACTCCTTCACCGACCTGCTCGACCTCCCCGCCGTCGACGAGCTGCTCTCCCGGCGCGGCCTGCGCACGCCGTTCCTGCGGATCGCCAAGGACGGCGCCGTCGTCGACGCGAAGCGGTTCACCACCTCCGGAGGGGCGGGCGCGGAGATCGCCGACCAGGTCTCCTCCGACGCGGTGCTGCGGCTGTTCGCCGACGGGAGCACCGTCGTCCTGCAGGGCCTGCACCGGCTGTGGCCGCCGCTGATCGAGTTCGCCGACCAGCTGGCCGCCGACCTCGGCCACCCCACGCAGGTGAACGCCTACGTGACCCCGCCCTCCTCGCAGGGCTTCAGCCCGCACTACGACGTCCACGACGTGTTCGTGCTGCAGGTCGCCGGTGAGAAGCACTGGACCATCCACGAGCCGGTGCTCCCCGACCCGCTGCGCACCCAGGTCTGGACCGACCGCGCCGACCAGGTCGCCGCGGCGGCCGGGCGCGAGCCGGTCATCGACGCGGTGCTGCGCCCCGGTGACGCCCTCTACCTGCCCCGCGGCTACCTGCACTCGGCGAAGGCGCTCGGCGAGATCAGCGCGCACCTGACCGTCGGCATCCACTCGGTGACCCGCTGGGCCGCCGCGGAGCAGGTGCTGGACCTGGTGCGCACGCTGGCGGCCGAGGACCGCACGCTGCGGGGATCACTGCCCCTGGGCATCGACCTCTCCGACCCCGACGTCCTCACCGACGACGTCGCGACCGTCGTCGAGGGTCTGCGCGCGTGGCTGGGCCGGGTCGAGCCGGCCGAGGTGGCCGACCGCCTCCGGGCCCGCACGTGGGCGCAGGTGCAGCCGGAGCCCGTGGCCCCCCTCGCGCAGGCCACCGCGGCGGCAGCCGTGACGGCGGAGACGGCGGTGCGGCTGCGCAGCCGGCTGCGCTGCACCCTGCGCGACGCCGACGACGGGCGGGTGGCGCTGATCGCCGGGCGCCGCACGCACACCTTCCCCTCCGACGTGCGCCCGGCCCTCGCCGAGCTCCTGGCCGTCGGTGAGCTCAAGGTCGGCGATCTGCCCGGGCTGGACCCGGCGGACCGCCTCACACTGGCGCGCCGGCTGGTGACCGAGTCGATCGCCACCGTGCCCGACGCCGCGCTGCCGGCCACCGGGCCTGCGGCCGCGCGCGAGGACGCGACCGGGTCCGGCCGGTGA
- a CDS encoding permease — protein MTEGRARIDSGIGADVRRGEATTPVGTTEGATRVAAAPRVDHDDEHLGRPTQISLAPPRRDRVRWGPVWAGLIVAVPTFLLLQLATLALGWWDVGSGAGNDADLISGINGLIALFLGGLTAGASALWRGFSEGLLHGILVWALAVVTIVLLTLFGGGALLGSLAGVVTDVAGIQQADIPDIQAGQAADAARSAASWAVLGLGLSIAAAALGGVLGAKMWPGKHDREDERVAAR, from the coding sequence ATGACCGAAGGTCGTGCACGAATCGATTCCGGCATCGGGGCGGACGTCCGCCGCGGGGAGGCCACGACGCCCGTGGGGACGACGGAGGGCGCCACGCGGGTGGCGGCGGCCCCACGGGTCGACCACGACGACGAGCACCTCGGGCGGCCCACGCAGATCTCCCTGGCGCCGCCGCGGCGGGACCGCGTCCGGTGGGGCCCGGTGTGGGCCGGGTTGATCGTCGCGGTGCCCACCTTCCTGCTCCTGCAGCTGGCCACGCTGGCGCTGGGCTGGTGGGACGTCGGCTCGGGGGCCGGGAACGACGCCGACCTGATCAGCGGGATCAACGGGTTGATCGCGCTGTTCCTCGGTGGTCTCACCGCCGGGGCGAGCGCGCTGTGGCGCGGGTTCAGCGAGGGGCTCCTGCACGGCATCCTCGTGTGGGCGCTGGCCGTCGTGACGATCGTGCTGCTCACCCTGTTCGGCGGCGGCGCGCTCCTCGGCTCGCTCGCCGGCGTGGTCACCGACGTGGCCGGCATCCAGCAGGCCGACATCCCTGACATCCAGGCAGGCCAGGCCGCCGATGCGGCCCGCTCCGCCGCCAGCTGGGCGGTGCTCGGACTGGGGCTGTCGATCGCCGCGGCGGCGCTCGGTGGCGTGCTCGGTGCCAAGATGTGGCCCGGCAAGCACGACCGCGAGGACGAGCGGGTCGCCGCCCGCTGA
- a CDS encoding nucleotide pyrophosphatase/phosphodiesterase family protein, whose amino-acid sequence MSAAVDDGGLPPDLHRPAYGVATLADVLPSVAATLGAPVARGDLPADPLGLAAALHGARRVAVLLVDGLGADLVRAHAGLAPTLAALTSPAGDLQAPCPSTTPVSLTTIGTGLPPGSHGVLGFVTEVPGEGRTLNHTQWADDPDPADWQARPTVFERVAADGVAVTAVGPWAYAGSGLTAAAYRGADYTGAVGPGDLTALMRSALDAGPRALVYGYMAELDLTGHVRGVDSPSWRGQLTLVDRVVEQLVDGLPDDAALLVTADHGMLDVSAHTRLDLDDEPDLADGVRLLAGEPRARYVHTEPGAEADVLDRWRGVLGDRAWVVGREEAVASGIFGPVDDALAARIGDVVALARGSWVLVSSRLEPGPSRLAAYHGSLTATELAIPLLAARGRALG is encoded by the coding sequence GTGAGCGCGGCGGTCGACGACGGCGGGCTCCCGCCCGACCTCCACCGGCCGGCCTACGGCGTCGCCACCCTGGCCGACGTGCTGCCCAGCGTCGCGGCGACCCTGGGTGCGCCGGTCGCGCGGGGGGACCTGCCTGCCGATCCGCTCGGCCTGGCCGCGGCGCTGCACGGCGCGCGCCGCGTGGCGGTCCTGCTCGTCGACGGCCTGGGCGCCGACCTGGTCCGCGCCCACGCCGGGCTCGCTCCTACCCTCGCCGCGCTGACCAGTCCGGCCGGGGACCTGCAGGCGCCCTGCCCCAGTACCACCCCGGTCAGCCTCACCACGATCGGTACGGGCCTGCCCCCGGGTAGCCACGGCGTCCTGGGCTTCGTCACCGAGGTGCCGGGGGAGGGGCGCACCCTCAACCACACCCAGTGGGCCGACGACCCCGACCCCGCCGACTGGCAGGCGCGGCCCACCGTCTTCGAGCGCGTCGCCGCCGACGGCGTCGCGGTCACCGCCGTCGGCCCGTGGGCCTACGCGGGCTCGGGTCTCACCGCGGCAGCCTACCGGGGTGCGGACTACACCGGGGCGGTGGGACCCGGCGACCTCACCGCGCTCATGCGGTCGGCCCTGGACGCCGGCCCGCGGGCCCTGGTCTACGGCTACATGGCCGAGCTGGACCTCACCGGCCACGTCCGCGGTGTCGACTCACCCAGCTGGCGGGGCCAGCTCACCCTGGTCGACCGCGTCGTCGAGCAGCTCGTCGACGGGCTGCCGGACGACGCCGCCCTGCTGGTCACCGCCGACCACGGCATGCTCGACGTCTCCGCGCACACCCGCCTGGACCTGGACGACGAGCCCGATCTCGCCGACGGCGTACGGCTGCTCGCCGGCGAGCCGCGCGCCCGCTACGTGCACACCGAGCCCGGGGCCGAGGCCGACGTCCTGGATCGCTGGCGCGGCGTCCTGGGCGACCGCGCCTGGGTCGTGGGGCGCGAGGAGGCCGTCGCCAGCGGCATCTTCGGCCCGGTGGACGATGCGCTCGCCGCCCGCATCGGCGACGTCGTGGCGCTGGCGCGGGGGAGCTGGGTGCTGGTCAGCTCCCGCCTGGAACCCGGCCCGAGCCGGCTGGCCGCCTACCACGGCTCGCTCACCGCGACGGAGCTCGCGATCCCGCTCCTCGCCGCCCGGGGCCGCGCCCTCGGCTGA
- a CDS encoding sucrase ferredoxin: protein MAGVTGAGSAGGDDFCRSGVPARPLGRLDGSRCSVQALERADSGVATASPVSRWLLIEQPGPWGRQALVQSRFDARVAPLLAERAQREGVRVLLVRRPGDRLSDSGRRWAYADSRLGREGLWWSVRSTDADLLTAPWDGSVGEPAQGRTYLVCTHGGHDACCALRGRPLARALPAPGPADVWECSHLGGDRFAANVLVLPHGFYYGQVPGDGGLVVAAHDRGQVALPWLRGRAGLAAPVQAAQHYAREELGLLGVDDLAPLGVTPRKSADPAAERWEVTLAGPVASVVVTVESRPSPEAVHLTCQAPAPDRVRTWHHLSLTTRPAVPADS from the coding sequence GTGGCGGGAGTGACCGGAGCCGGCTCCGCCGGTGGCGACGACTTCTGCCGCAGCGGCGTCCCCGCCCGCCCCCTGGGCCGGCTCGACGGGAGCCGCTGCTCGGTGCAGGCGCTGGAGCGCGCCGACTCGGGCGTCGCGACGGCGTCCCCGGTCTCGCGCTGGCTGCTGATCGAGCAGCCGGGCCCGTGGGGGCGGCAGGCGCTGGTCCAGTCGCGGTTCGACGCCCGCGTGGCCCCGCTGCTGGCCGAGCGCGCGCAGCGGGAGGGGGTGCGGGTGCTGCTGGTCCGCCGCCCCGGTGACCGACTGTCCGACTCCGGCCGTCGCTGGGCCTACGCCGACAGCCGGCTCGGCCGGGAAGGCCTCTGGTGGTCGGTGCGCTCGACCGACGCCGACCTGCTCACCGCGCCCTGGGACGGATCGGTCGGCGAGCCGGCGCAGGGGCGGACGTACCTGGTGTGCACCCACGGCGGGCACGACGCCTGCTGCGCGCTGCGCGGCCGGCCCCTGGCCCGCGCGCTGCCCGCGCCCGGGCCGGCCGACGTCTGGGAGTGCAGCCACCTCGGCGGTGACCGCTTCGCCGCCAACGTGCTCGTGCTGCCGCACGGCTTCTACTACGGGCAGGTCCCCGGCGACGGCGGGCTGGTCGTCGCCGCGCACGACCGCGGCCAGGTCGCGCTGCCGTGGCTGCGCGGGCGGGCGGGGCTCGCGGCGCCGGTGCAAGCGGCCCAGCACTACGCCCGCGAGGAGCTCGGCCTCCTCGGCGTCGACGACCTCGCACCCCTCGGCGTCACCCCGCGGAAGTCGGCCGATCCGGCGGCGGAGCGCTGGGAGGTCACCCTCGCCGGTCCGGTGGCATCGGTGGTCGTCACGGTGGAGAGCCGCCCGTCTCCGGAGGCCGTGCACCTCACCTGCCAGGCTCCGGCGCCCGACCGGGTGCGGACGTGGCACCACCTATCGCTCACGACCCGGCCGGCGGTCCCGGCCGACAGCTGA